The following coding sequences are from one Lipingzhangella halophila window:
- a CDS encoding excisionase family DNA-binding protein: MASKSTRAAGRLLTVAQAAERLNTSERYPRRLIEERRIAYVKVGRHVRIPESALDDLIASGLVEPVTLHVRRAA, from the coding sequence ATGGCGTCGAAGAGCACGCGTGCCGCTGGTCGGCTGCTCACTGTGGCTCAGGCGGCCGAACGGCTCAACACCAGCGAGCGCTACCCCCGGCGGCTGATCGAGGAACGCCGCATCGCGTACGTCAAGGTCGGGCGGCACGTGCGCATCCCCGAGTCGGCCCTTGACGATCTCATCGCTTCCGGCCTCGTCGAGCCGGTCACGCTGCACGTAAGGAGGGCCGCGTGA
- a CDS encoding FtsK/SpoIIIE domain-containing protein: MFNSRNAGATQVQPTSPVPAHAIRFRTPVVETPAVFLITRWVWRLLRSVVLAPFRFPVAVSTVAGVVATVHYLGWVWLSLGVALSGAGLAGWWWRWPLSFRSLVVLRALATWRWLWVYRRHWQPVLVVAGLAESYQERQYLPQVKSVTCSEWADRVRVRLVAGTSPADVENRVVELAHGFAAPSCRVTVLGPRDVVLEFPRRDLLAEPLDALPIPDEVDLCALPMGLREDGQTWRMRLHGTHVLTVGVTGAGKGSVIWSAIRALLPAIDDGTVRVWAIDPKRMELSYGRPLFARYADSAETSVALLESAVEQMQQRAARYAGRQRTHTATADDPFVVVILDEVAFLTAYHPDRDIRRRAENAIATLTSQGRSVGFCVLAALQDPRKEVMNLRNLFPDKVALRLDEASQVDMVLGEDAHERGANAHLITPDVPGVAFVRLEGSPIPVRVRAAYVTDDDIAAMVAEYGPSPGLRSVPGEGVA, translated from the coding sequence ATGTTCAACAGCAGAAACGCCGGGGCTACCCAGGTGCAGCCGACCAGCCCGGTTCCCGCGCACGCGATTCGGTTTCGAACGCCGGTGGTGGAGACTCCGGCGGTCTTCCTCATCACCCGGTGGGTGTGGCGTCTGCTGCGCTCGGTGGTACTGGCGCCGTTCCGGTTCCCGGTCGCGGTCTCCACGGTCGCCGGGGTGGTGGCCACCGTTCACTATCTCGGGTGGGTGTGGCTGTCCCTCGGTGTCGCGCTGTCTGGTGCGGGCCTGGCCGGGTGGTGGTGGCGCTGGCCGTTGTCGTTTCGCTCGCTGGTGGTGTTGCGGGCGTTGGCTACGTGGCGGTGGTTGTGGGTCTACCGGCGCCATTGGCAACCGGTGCTGGTGGTGGCCGGGTTGGCCGAGTCGTATCAGGAACGCCAGTACCTTCCCCAAGTCAAGAGTGTGACCTGTTCGGAGTGGGCCGACCGGGTCCGGGTGCGCCTGGTCGCCGGCACGTCCCCGGCAGACGTCGAGAACCGGGTGGTGGAGCTGGCCCATGGGTTCGCCGCGCCCTCGTGCCGTGTGACGGTGCTGGGTCCGCGTGATGTGGTCCTGGAGTTCCCCCGCCGTGACCTGCTCGCCGAACCCCTCGACGCGCTTCCGATTCCGGATGAGGTGGACCTGTGCGCCCTGCCCATGGGGCTGCGGGAAGACGGCCAAACCTGGCGCATGCGGCTGCACGGTACCCACGTCCTGACCGTGGGCGTCACGGGGGCCGGTAAGGGCTCGGTGATCTGGTCGGCGATTCGCGCCCTGCTGCCCGCGATCGACGACGGCACGGTGCGGGTGTGGGCGATCGATCCCAAACGCATGGAACTGTCCTACGGGCGGCCCCTGTTCGCCCGGTATGCGGACTCGGCGGAGACTTCGGTGGCGCTGTTGGAGTCCGCGGTGGAGCAGATGCAACAGCGGGCGGCGCGTTACGCCGGGCGCCAGCGCACCCACACCGCTACCGCCGATGATCCGTTCGTCGTGGTGATCCTCGACGAGGTGGCGTTTTTGACCGCGTACCACCCCGATCGGGACATCCGGCGGCGCGCGGAGAACGCCATTGCCACCCTGACCAGCCAGGGGCGATCGGTGGGGTTCTGCGTGCTGGCCGCGCTGCAGGACCCGCGCAAAGAGGTCATGAACCTGCGCAACCTGTTCCCCGACAAGGTCGCCCTGCGCCTGGACGAGGCATCCCAGGTGGACATGGTCCTCGGCGAAGACGCCCACGAGCGAGGCGCCAACGCCCACCTGATTACCCCGGATGTCCCGGGGGTAGCCTTCGTGCGCCTGGAAGGCTCCCCGATCCCGGTACGCGTGCGGGCCGCCTACGTCACCGACGACGACATTGCCGCCATGGTGGCCGAGTACGGCCCCTCTCCCGGTCTGCGGTCGGTGCCCGGTGAGGGAGTCGCCTGA
- a CDS encoding replication initiator encodes MPTPTGKTTRAERQAQPLAREVAEQVATDKGVCIRPVSLRRTTLDTGESEIVDVPCGSTLESRCPACAKRKRSIRRTQCEEGWHLEQEPTVTPDDPSEVQRAWVERRAMVTAERDRLAESGATDPDQVAELDAAIADLDAEISASGMRGSVDPGSSSSGRARRVRSTRRRQDAPDLPKRPMARKTVGRAFEDPDTGRVFRPSLFVTLTLDSYGRVRSDGTPVDPSTYDYRRAARDALHFSKLVDRFVQNLRRVAGFDVQYFASVEPQKRLAPHLHMATRGTIPRSELRQIAAATYHQVWWPSADEALYAGENLPVFDEATGNYVDPATGEVLPTWEQALDALDAAPDAEPFHVVRFGPQVDAKGVVAGTEDADRCVRYLAKYLTKDIADCHEITTDAQTRHVERLVEALRFEPCSPRCSNWLRYGIQPDGAQAGMRPGFCRSKAHKREHLGYAGRRVLVSRKWSNKTLADHKADRLTWVLETLGVDPNDEDQDQGAAVPLRASSGNHIWELARPTDPDVPPREHRLLRAVGEALHRRAQLDSARQHEHSATERAA; translated from the coding sequence ATGCCCACCCCTACCGGCAAGACCACCCGCGCCGAACGCCAAGCCCAACCCCTGGCCCGGGAAGTCGCCGAACAAGTGGCCACCGACAAGGGCGTGTGCATCCGGCCCGTGAGCCTGCGCCGCACCACCCTCGATACGGGTGAGTCCGAGATCGTGGATGTGCCCTGCGGGTCCACCCTGGAGAGCCGGTGTCCGGCGTGCGCGAAACGCAAGCGCTCAATCCGGCGCACCCAATGCGAAGAGGGCTGGCACCTGGAGCAGGAACCCACCGTCACACCGGATGATCCTTCCGAGGTGCAACGCGCGTGGGTCGAACGGCGGGCGATGGTCACCGCCGAGCGGGACCGGCTCGCCGAATCGGGTGCGACCGACCCTGACCAGGTGGCCGAGCTGGACGCGGCGATTGCGGACCTGGACGCCGAGATCAGTGCCTCGGGTATGCGTGGGTCGGTGGATCCCGGCTCCTCCTCGTCGGGCCGTGCTCGTCGGGTGCGCTCCACGCGGCGTCGTCAGGACGCCCCTGATCTTCCCAAGCGGCCCATGGCACGGAAAACCGTGGGGCGTGCGTTCGAGGATCCGGACACGGGCCGCGTCTTCCGTCCCTCGCTGTTCGTGACCCTGACCCTGGACTCCTACGGGCGCGTGCGCTCGGACGGAACCCCGGTGGACCCGTCCACCTATGACTACCGGCGTGCCGCACGCGACGCGCTGCACTTCTCCAAACTGGTGGACCGGTTCGTGCAGAACCTGCGCCGCGTGGCCGGGTTCGACGTCCAGTACTTCGCCAGCGTGGAACCCCAGAAGCGGTTGGCGCCCCACCTGCACATGGCAACCCGCGGCACCATCCCCCGATCCGAGCTGCGCCAGATCGCCGCCGCCACATATCACCAGGTGTGGTGGCCCTCGGCCGACGAGGCCCTCTACGCGGGGGAGAACCTTCCGGTCTTTGACGAGGCGACCGGGAACTACGTCGACCCGGCAACTGGGGAAGTGCTGCCCACCTGGGAACAGGCCCTCGATGCCCTCGACGCGGCCCCGGACGCCGAACCCTTCCACGTGGTCCGCTTCGGGCCACAAGTGGACGCGAAAGGCGTCGTGGCCGGCACCGAGGATGCCGACCGGTGCGTGCGCTACCTGGCGAAGTACCTGACCAAAGACATCGCCGACTGCCACGAGATCACCACCGACGCCCAAACCCGCCACGTCGAACGGCTCGTGGAAGCGCTGCGGTTCGAACCCTGCTCCCCGCGCTGCTCCAACTGGCTGCGCTACGGCATCCAACCCGACGGCGCCCAAGCCGGGATGCGCCCCGGGTTCTGCCGCTCCAAAGCCCACAAGCGAGAACACCTCGGCTACGCCGGCCGCCGCGTCCTGGTGTCCCGAAAGTGGTCCAACAAGACGTTGGCTGATCACAAAGCCGACCGCCTGACCTGGGTCCTGGAAACCCTCGGTGTCGACCCCAACGACGAGGACCAAGACCAGGGCGCCGCCGTCCCCTTGCGCGCCTCCTCCGGCAACCACATCTGGGAGTTGGCGCGGCCCACCGACCCCGACGTCCCTCCTCGCGAACACCGCCTCCTCCGCGCGGTCGGCGAAGCTTTACACCGCCGCGCGCAACTGGACTCCGCTCGGCAACACGAACACTCGGCAACGGAAAGGGCTGCGTGA